A window of Pullulanibacillus sp. KACC 23026 genomic DNA:
TAATCGTTTCTTGAGTTTATTAAGCATCTTTCACCTCTAGGCTAAGCTGTCCGTCTGGTGTCGTCCAAAATGGCTTAATCATATATCTTCTGTTTAGTGGCCTTTGTGTAAAGGCCTTCTCAGCAATTATTTCGAATGGCTTCGAGCAAAGCCGGCAGCGATTTGTATAGCCGTTCAGTTTGGCTTCGACATATAAATCCCAAGAACCACTAAGAGATTCTCGTTTAAAAAGGTCATTATAGTCGATGGTAAATTTAAAACCATTTTTGCTGATTGAAGGCATGGATGGGAATGAATAGTGTTCATTAGATCCACGGTGGATAAAGGTCAATTCATAATCCATTTTATAACCGGACAACAAGCTTTGAAAAAACTGCCCCTCGATGGTCAAAGTTGTTTCCGTTAACTGAAATTGGTCAAGAACGAGGTTAGAGATATTCCAAGAGTTCACAACCAGTTCAACATCATAAGGCATGTTATTTTTTTTATTAACACCAATAAAACGGGCATAAATCTTCCCATCTTCTATCCGAGAGACATCCTGTGGGGTCACTTGTTCCACTTTTGAATATGCTTTTTTCAAAGTAGCCAAATTATTTTCTAAAGCAAGTCCAGCGAAAACGCGGTGGTTCAAATCAAGATGTGGCAAAACGTCTACGACATGAGTCTCAATAAATTTTTTTGCCTCGTTAAGCCACAATTTCTTTTCTGCATGGTTGAGAACCGATTTCGTTAGAAGATACTTCCTGAGCCGGCTTGCTTTAAAGAAGCGGTTTAAGTATTCGATCTTGAGTTTTCTCCTAAGAACGTCATCGGCTATGTGTTCATTCATATATGCCATTAAATGATTGAATGAGAAAAAAAACTGTTCAGCGGGAAAATACTTAAGACTGAGATTCTCATCCCCTCTTTTAACCACATAATAGTAGTCGTAATCGTTTAAAACGGTAATGACCTTCGATTTAATATAGCACTGCATTGTAAAAAGCTGATCTTCGCCAACCACTGCTTTTGGGTGAAAGCGAAGTCCATTGTCTCTTAACAGACCGACGCGATACATTTTATGTGGAGCTAAACTCCAAACCAATCTATCTTTTATAAGATCAGCTTTCAGCAAATTTCCCTTTTTGAACATGGACCTTGGAATTTTTCTCCCATTGACGCCCACATATCTGCCGTAAATAACGTCAGAACGATTGCGTACAGCCTGATTGTA
This region includes:
- a CDS encoding glycosyltransferase, with translation MVKVTVAIPIYNAARHLKVTLDSLVHQTLPHKDFEVICVNDCSTDHSEEVVKSFYPLLPNLKLINRKENSGGPMTPRNDAIEAAQGDYLLFLDNDDFLGEESLERLYNQAVRNRSDVIYGRYVGVNGRKIPRSMFKKGNLLKADLIKDRLVWSLAPHKMYRVGLLRDNGLRFHPKAVVGEDQLFTMQCYIKSKVITVLNDYDYYYVVKRGDENLSLKYFPAEQFFFSFNHLMAYMNEHIADDVLRRKLKIEYLNRFFKASRLRKYLLTKSVLNHAEKKLWLNEAKKFIETHVVDVLPHLDLNHRVFAGLALENNLATLKKAYSKVEQVTPQDVSRIEDGKIYARFIGVNKKNNMPYDVELVVNSWNISNLVLDQFQLTETTLTIEGQFFQSLLSGYKMDYELTFIHRGSNEHYSFPSMPSISKNGFKFTIDYNDLFKRESLSGSWDLYVEAKLNGYTNRCRLCSKPFEIIAEKAFTQRPLNRRYMIKPFWTTPDGQLSLEVKDA